The following coding sequences lie in one Pseudomonas sp. SL4(2022) genomic window:
- a CDS encoding AraC family transcriptional regulator: protein MPLTHTPSATASQLLDLYLSLQGFDLAGPDDLDELGVELEQLKNLEMRVPVRWALHLWQRAASRGARAEIGLLVGQQRGLHTRGPVAHLAAQSATLGEAIELFRRFIPVMSEGENLRVESLAGRVRIHFLFNAPLLGHPVVSEHSLSSALCWARQLTGVRLMPQAVGFRHTPLAPPAIYRQVFGVPPRFAETFDYLDLLESDLQLAVLGANAYLKDLMQQRVSAIQAQLPTQHSTRLQVLQLIEQNLLSGDLSADGIARHLAISRQTLHRHLRTEDCCFSDLLTLVRRQHALQRLQQPGCRVEALSRELGFSEPSAFYKAFKGWFGLSPKAYQQQVAGESTDLTKPRRPGILAHL from the coding sequence ATGCCACTGACCCACACACCTAGCGCAACCGCTTCACAGTTGCTCGATCTGTACCTGTCGCTGCAGGGGTTCGACCTGGCCGGCCCGGATGACCTGGACGAATTGGGCGTCGAGCTGGAGCAGTTGAAAAACCTGGAAATGCGCGTGCCGGTGCGTTGGGCCTTGCACCTCTGGCAGCGCGCCGCCAGTCGGGGGGCACGCGCGGAGATTGGCCTGCTGGTTGGCCAGCAGCGCGGCCTGCACACCCGCGGACCGGTTGCCCACCTGGCCGCGCAGAGCGCCACGCTGGGCGAGGCCATTGAGCTGTTTCGCCGCTTTATCCCGGTGATGAGCGAGGGCGAAAACCTGCGCGTTGAATCACTTGCCGGGCGGGTGCGTATCCACTTCCTGTTCAATGCGCCGCTACTCGGCCACCCCGTCGTCAGCGAGCACAGCCTCAGCTCCGCACTGTGCTGGGCGCGTCAGCTCACGGGAGTGCGACTGATGCCGCAAGCGGTCGGTTTTCGTCATACACCACTGGCGCCCCCAGCGATCTATCGACAGGTGTTCGGGGTGCCACCACGCTTTGCCGAGACCTTCGATTACCTCGACCTGCTGGAGAGCGATCTACAGCTGGCCGTGCTGGGGGCCAATGCCTATCTCAAGGACCTGATGCAGCAACGCGTGAGTGCCATCCAGGCCCAGTTACCCACACAGCACAGCACCCGCCTGCAGGTGCTGCAGTTGATCGAGCAGAACCTGCTCAGCGGTGATCTATCGGCAGACGGGATAGCACGGCACCTGGCCATCAGCCGGCAAACCCTGCACCGGCACCTGCGCACAGAAGACTGCTGCTTCTCAGACCTGTTGACCCTGGTGCGCCGCCAACACGCACTGCAACGTCTGCAGCAACCCGGTTGTAGAGTCGAGGCGCTCAGCCGTGAACTGGGTTTCAGCGAGCCAAGCGCCTTCTACAAAGCCTTCAAGGGCTGGTTTGGCCTGTCGCCGAAAGCCTACCAACAACAGGTCGCTGGCGA
- a CDS encoding long-chain-acyl-CoA synthetase, with translation MSHADLITLPRLLSRLPRLLVDLPAIVKGLHIGNRSRGDYPVSLASCIEAAARDNPHGVALIQGDEQLSYAEFDRWANQLAHYLRAQGLRQGDSVALMFENRFELLAGVVACAKLGAVSALINSSQRGRVLAHSISLASPRMVLVGEELLEAFTEIAAQVALPADACHYFADRPTWRDPGEAPAGWQHPAAALQGYPVDAPWLERAVRADDPCFYIYTSGTTGLPKAVVFNHGRFMKGYGAFGFAAVRLGREDRMYVSLPFYHGTAMVVCWGSVLAGQAALIMVRKFSASRFWDDVERHRATAFGYVGELCRYLLDQPARASDAANPIRVMVGNGLRPSIWQAFKQRFAVERVVELYASSEGNIGFTNLLNLDNTVGFSPYPYAIVRYDQEREAPLRENGHLQRVAKGEAGLLLGKITDKSPFHGYTNARDTERCILRDVFEPGDAWFNTGDLMRDMGFRHAQFVDRLGDTFRWKGENVSTTQVEAVLDGVAEVSEAVVYGVEVPNTNGRAGMACIRLACAPEDFDFQALLTHVRQELPAYAVPLFLRLSAAMETTGTFKHKKAPLKEQAYDLDRCSDPLYAWLPGSDRYVPLTRELQVAISAGNYRY, from the coding sequence ATGAGTCATGCTGACCTGATCACCTTGCCCCGCCTGCTGTCTCGCTTGCCCCGTCTGCTGGTCGACCTGCCCGCGATCGTCAAGGGACTGCATATTGGCAATCGCAGCCGTGGCGACTACCCCGTCAGCCTGGCCAGTTGCATTGAGGCGGCGGCCCGCGACAATCCACACGGCGTGGCGCTGATTCAGGGCGACGAGCAGCTCAGTTACGCCGAGTTCGACCGCTGGGCCAACCAGCTGGCGCACTATCTGCGTGCCCAGGGGTTACGCCAGGGCGACAGCGTGGCGCTGATGTTCGAGAACCGCTTCGAGCTGCTCGCCGGGGTGGTCGCCTGTGCCAAGCTCGGTGCGGTCAGCGCGCTGATCAACAGCAGCCAGCGCGGCCGCGTGCTGGCCCACAGCATCAGCCTGGCATCGCCGCGCATGGTGCTGGTGGGTGAGGAACTGCTGGAGGCTTTCACGGAAATCGCGGCGCAGGTGGCACTGCCTGCCGATGCCTGCCACTACTTTGCCGATCGCCCAACCTGGCGTGATCCCGGCGAGGCCCCCGCAGGCTGGCAGCACCCGGCCGCCGCGCTGCAGGGCTATCCCGTCGATGCGCCGTGGCTGGAACGCGCAGTACGCGCTGATGACCCCTGTTTCTATATCTACACCTCTGGCACCACCGGCCTGCCGAAAGCCGTGGTGTTCAACCACGGGCGCTTTATGAAGGGCTATGGTGCCTTCGGTTTCGCGGCTGTGCGCCTGGGCCGCGAGGACCGCATGTACGTCAGCCTGCCGTTCTATCACGGCACCGCCATGGTGGTGTGCTGGGGTTCGGTATTGGCCGGTCAGGCGGCGCTGATCATGGTGCGCAAGTTCAGCGCCAGCCGTTTCTGGGATGACGTGGAGCGGCATCGGGCGACCGCCTTCGGCTATGTCGGCGAGCTGTGCCGCTACCTGCTCGACCAGCCCGCGCGCGCCAGCGACGCCGCCAATCCGATCCGCGTGATGGTCGGCAACGGCCTGCGCCCGAGCATCTGGCAGGCGTTCAAACAGCGCTTTGCGGTCGAGCGGGTGGTCGAGCTGTATGCCTCCAGTGAAGGCAACATCGGTTTCACCAACCTGCTCAATCTCGACAACACCGTGGGCTTCTCGCCTTATCCCTATGCCATCGTCCGCTACGACCAGGAGCGCGAGGCGCCGCTGCGTGAGAACGGCCATCTGCAGCGTGTAGCCAAAGGCGAGGCGGGCTTGCTGTTGGGCAAGATCACCGACAAGTCGCCGTTCCATGGTTACACCAACGCGCGCGACACCGAGCGTTGCATCCTGCGTGATGTGTTCGAACCGGGTGACGCCTGGTTCAACACCGGCGACCTGATGCGCGACATGGGCTTTCGCCATGCGCAGTTTGTCGACCGCTTGGGCGATACCTTTCGCTGGAAGGGTGAGAACGTCTCCACCACTCAGGTCGAGGCGGTGCTTGATGGCGTGGCCGAGGTCAGCGAGGCCGTGGTCTATGGCGTCGAGGTGCCCAACACCAATGGCCGTGCTGGCATGGCCTGCATCCGTCTGGCCTGTGCGCCAGAGGATTTTGATTTCCAGGCCCTGCTCACGCACGTGCGCCAGGAGCTGCCGGCCTACGCCGTGCCGCTGTTCTTAAGGCTGAGCGCGGCAATGGAAACCACTGGCACCTTCAAACACAAGAAAGCGCCGCTGAAGGAGCAGGCCTACGACCTCGACCGCTGCAGCGATCCGCTGTATGCCTGGCTGCCCGGATCTGATCGCTACGTGCCACTGACCCGCGAGCTGCAAGTGGCCATCAGCGCCGGGAACTACCGTTACTGA
- a CDS encoding I78 family peptidase inhibitor: MALRHALASLSFLALLAGCSSPPPAQPTAEISGDCDVEQVHGVLGKTASAELIEQVQQHANAKTLRVLAPGDAATMDYNPQRLNIDIDESEVIIRLTCG; encoded by the coding sequence ATGGCTCTTCGTCACGCCCTCGCCAGCCTTAGCTTTCTCGCCCTGCTGGCCGGTTGCAGCTCACCGCCGCCCGCCCAGCCAACCGCCGAAATCAGCGGCGACTGCGATGTCGAGCAGGTGCACGGCGTACTTGGCAAGACCGCCAGCGCCGAACTGATCGAGCAAGTGCAGCAGCACGCCAACGCCAAAACCCTGCGCGTGCTCGCCCCTGGCGACGCCGCGACCATGGATTACAACCCGCAGCGTCTGAATATCGATATCGATGAAAGCGAAGTGATCATCCGCCTGACCTGCGGTTGA